A window of Bacteroidota bacterium genomic DNA:
ACCTGGTTGTAGAAGCTGCTACCGAAAATATAGATTTAAAGTTAAAAATTTTCAAACAACTCGACGAACTCACATCCGACAGCACAATTCTTGCAACAAATACATCTTCGATATCTATTACAAAAATTGCGGCAGTTACGGGCAAACCTGATAAAGTAATTGGTATGCATTTTATGAATCCGGTTCCGATTATGAAGCTTGTAGAAATAATCAGAGGATATTCTACTTCCGATGAAACTACAAATGTTGTTATGGAGATGAGCAAAAAGCTTGGAAAAGTACCAACAGAGGTAAACGATTACCCCGGATTTATCGCAAACCGTATTTTAATGCCAATGATAAATGAGGCAATTTATTCGCTTTACGAAGGAGTTGCCGGTGTTGAAGAAATAGATACGGTAATGAAACTCGGAATGGCGCATCCAATGGGACCATTACAGTTGGCCGACTTTATCGGATTGGATGTTTGTTTATCTATTTTGAATGTAATGTACGATGGATTCAAAAATCCAAAATATGCACCATGTCCCCTACTGGTAAACATGGTAACTGCAGGGAAACTGGGAGTAAAATCAGGAGAAGGATTTTATGATTACAGTGAAAGTAGAAAAGCTGAAAAAATATCTAAACAGTTTGTTTAGGACCTCATTTCTATTGAGATTGTGACCATATAAGCAAATTTACACGTCATATCGAGGCCTTAGTTTTTTTCTCAAAAACTCCAACCCGCCTGACCGGACGGGCAGGTGAGTTGATGACAAAAAAATAACCGCAACGTAACGCAATTGTGCAGTGCCTCGGCTTAGCCGACGGAAGCAATCATGAACACCCACTATAG
This region includes:
- a CDS encoding 3-hydroxybutyryl-CoA dehydrogenase, producing the protein MNNIAVIGAGTMGNGIAHTFAQKGYHVALIDISEKSLERGLKTISKNLDRMVAKEKITEEDKEKTLANISKFTGIEEGIKNADLVVEAATENIDLKLKIFKQLDELTSDSTILATNTSSISITKIAAVTGKPDKVIGMHFMNPVPIMKLVEIIRGYSTSDETTNVVMEMSKKLGKVPTEVNDYPGFIANRILMPMINEAIYSLYEGVAGVEEIDTVMKLGMAHPMGPLQLADFIGLDVCLSILNVMYDGFKNPKYAPCPLLVNMVTAGKLGVKSGEGFYDYSESRKAEKISKQFV